The following coding sequences are from one Pigmentibacter sp. JX0631 window:
- a CDS encoding thiazole synthase, with translation MLEIYGEKINSHLIIGTARYPSLNILKEAIIASNSSIVTLALRRLSPEKKEKNNFWETIKELNVKILPNTSGCYDAKNAIKTAFLARELFGTNWIKLEIFGDSYTLQPNPFELLKATEELIKNNFCVFPYMTDDLILAKELVNLGCEVLMPWGAPIGSGKGIINPYHLKIMRQRFPNIKIIIDAGIGAPSDAAFAMELGMDAVLLNSAIAQAFEPTPMAKAFALAVESGRIAYQSGIMPESDLAQASSPIQGVPFYHV, from the coding sequence ATGCTAGAAATATACGGTGAAAAAATAAACTCCCATTTAATTATAGGTACTGCAAGATATCCATCATTAAATATACTAAAAGAAGCAATAATTGCATCTAATTCTAGTATCGTTACACTTGCTTTGAGAAGGCTTTCTCCTGAAAAAAAAGAAAAAAATAACTTTTGGGAAACTATCAAAGAATTAAATGTCAAAATATTACCAAATACGTCTGGTTGTTATGATGCAAAAAATGCAATTAAAACTGCTTTTTTAGCTCGTGAATTATTTGGAACAAATTGGATTAAACTTGAAATTTTTGGTGATAGCTACACGCTGCAACCAAACCCTTTTGAATTACTGAAAGCTACTGAAGAATTAATAAAAAATAATTTTTGCGTTTTTCCTTATATGACCGATGATTTAATCCTTGCTAAAGAATTAGTAAATTTAGGTTGCGAAGTACTTATGCCTTGGGGAGCGCCCATTGGTTCTGGCAAGGGAATAATCAATCCCTATCATTTAAAAATTATGCGCCAACGATTTCCAAATATAAAAATAATTATCGACGCAGGAATTGGAGCTCCAAGCGATGCTGCATTTGCTATGGAATTAGGAATGGATGCTGTGTTGTTAAACTCTGCTATAGCGCAAGCATTTGAGCCTACTCCTATGGCAAAAGCGTTTGCACTTGCCGTTGAAAGTGGCCGCATAGCATATCAAAGCGGCATCATGCCTGAATCAGATTTAGCACAAGCAAGTTCACCCATTCAAGGAGTTCCATTCTACCATGTTTAA
- a CDS encoding thiamine phosphate synthase — MFNNNNPFSFHFYPIVDSLYWLKKLIENNVPISQYRVKKSMSVALEEEIKTAIELAKANNHLLIINDFWELAIKYNAFGVHLGFEDSLIADTNKIQQSGLLFGLSTHDEKELNHAIHLEPQYIALGPIFPTTSKIMRFLPQGYQKISEWREKIPSKIKLVAIGGIELANAEKIYQSGANCISVISDITKAKNPDERLQQWLKKQNLF, encoded by the coding sequence ATGTTTAACAATAATAATCCTTTTTCATTTCATTTTTATCCAATCGTGGATAGCCTTTATTGGTTAAAAAAACTAATAGAAAATAATGTTCCAATTAGTCAGTATCGGGTAAAAAAATCAATGTCTGTTGCATTAGAAGAAGAAATTAAAACAGCAATTGAACTTGCAAAAGCAAATAATCATCTTCTAATAATTAATGACTTTTGGGAGCTTGCAATAAAATATAATGCTTTTGGAGTGCATCTAGGCTTTGAAGACTCATTGATAGCTGATACAAATAAAATTCAACAAAGCGGATTACTTTTTGGACTGAGCACACATGATGAAAAAGAACTAAATCACGCAATTCATTTAGAACCTCAATACATTGCTTTGGGGCCAATTTTTCCAACTACTTCGAAAATAATGCGTTTTTTGCCACAAGGGTATCAGAAAATTTCCGAATGGCGTGAAAAAATTCCTTCTAAAATTAAACTTGTTGCAATTGGTGGCATTGAACTTGCCAATGCTGAAAAAATATATCAATCAGGTGCTAATTGCATCTCGGTTATTAGTGATATTACTAAGGCAAAGAATCCTGATGAAAGACTTCAACAATGGTTAAAGAAACAAAACCTTTTTTAA
- a CDS encoding FAD-dependent oxidoreductase, whose product MKIAIIGAGILGRMLTIDFSLLGHFVTLFEKDDNFSTKSSCATAAGMLTPWSEILESSELVFKLGVQSLSRWEGILKIINAEDILFNCGCSHLVAASDKAKIAYLLKYISNKDPNFIPIEMNSILLRKFFNRSKQNFQYGFYIPNEKCLDPRIFIKKSKEYFLSNKNISFHFNTQIKKENIDNNCLKILDKKYDLIINTTGFHAKENLNNLIRGVRGSLILVKATQVKIDCIVRLSHFRYPIYIVPRGNQTFIIGATSQETECLDPMTIADTLELLSMACQFDSGFLEANILEQRVNLRPTFLNSEPKIFTHENVFYINGLYRHGITISPTISKYFTEFIHHNFNLPNNLDQSIWKNLCNF is encoded by the coding sequence GTGAAAATTGCTATCATAGGGGCAGGTATCTTGGGACGCATGTTAACAATTGATTTTTCGTTACTTGGTCATTTTGTTACTTTATTTGAAAAAGACGACAATTTTTCAACAAAATCTAGTTGTGCCACTGCTGCTGGAATGCTTACTCCATGGTCAGAAATTTTGGAAAGTTCGGAACTAGTTTTTAAATTAGGTGTGCAATCGTTATCAAGATGGGAAGGAATTTTAAAAATAATAAATGCAGAAGATATTTTGTTTAATTGTGGATGTTCACATTTGGTAGCAGCTTCTGATAAAGCTAAAATTGCTTATTTATTGAAATATATTTCTAATAAAGACCCAAATTTCATTCCAATAGAAATGAACTCAATTTTATTACGGAAGTTTTTTAATAGAAGTAAACAAAATTTTCAATATGGTTTTTATATTCCCAATGAAAAGTGTCTTGACCCTCGAATTTTTATTAAAAAAAGTAAAGAATATTTCTTAAGTAATAAAAATATTTCATTTCATTTCAATACACAAATTAAGAAAGAAAATATTGATAATAATTGCTTAAAAATACTAGATAAGAAATATGATTTAATTATAAATACAACAGGATTTCATGCTAAAGAAAATCTTAATAATTTAATAAGAGGTGTGAGGGGTTCTCTCATTCTTGTAAAAGCAACTCAAGTTAAAATAGACTGCATTGTTAGACTAAGTCATTTTCGTTATCCGATTTATATAGTACCTAGAGGAAATCAAACATTTATAATTGGTGCGACCTCACAAGAAACAGAATGCCTTGATCCTATGACAATAGCAGATACATTAGAATTATTGAGTATGGCTTGCCAATTTGATTCTGGTTTTTTAGAGGCAAATATTTTAGAGCAAAGGGTAAATCTTCGACCCACTTTCTTAAATTCAGAGCCAAAAATTTTTACACATGAAAATGTATTTTACATAAATGGATTATATCGACATGGAATAACAATTAGTCCTACAATAAGCAAATATTTTACTGAATTTATTCATCACAATTTTAATTTACCAAATAATTTAGATCAATCTATATGGAAAAATTTATGCAACTTTTAA
- a CDS encoding ThiF family adenylyltransferase, translating into MVKETKPFLNLHKYSRQISLPFIGIKGLETIKKSKIMIIGAGALAHNCCQYLASSGIGEIIIFDNDIIEESNLPRQVLFTKNDLGKKKVEVLSNYLKNHFPETKIKTYACFFTNQSNFNFPKNIDLIINASDNFRTRKKINEFSIQNSISWIDMGVLAMNAHVALFQPGQGCFSCLFPNIESSDVNCSLFGVLPSVCGLIGSFVVNEAIKFLTNLKQINVNTYYQFDFKENNFKKFFWVKDHSCYICKNSKKIEAKNDNKDNLYLISYDDFKNQSSLNSVKINFNIWHEKHEQFDLDFNISEKLFQSILNSNIKLIKSILNEQKINIKSTFYFFCNYGIKSKIACEFFRKNGFNAFYSKKI; encoded by the coding sequence ATGGTTAAAGAAACAAAACCTTTTTTAAATTTGCATAAATATTCTAGACAAATCTCTCTTCCATTTATTGGAATTAAAGGCCTGGAAACTATTAAAAAAAGCAAAATTATGATTATTGGTGCTGGTGCTTTAGCTCATAATTGTTGTCAATATTTAGCAAGCTCAGGAATTGGTGAAATTATTATTTTCGATAATGATATTATTGAAGAATCGAATTTACCAAGACAAGTATTGTTTACAAAAAATGATCTAGGTAAAAAAAAAGTAGAAGTTTTATCTAATTACTTAAAAAATCATTTTCCAGAAACAAAAATTAAAACTTATGCTTGCTTTTTTACAAACCAAAGTAATTTTAATTTTCCAAAAAATATTGATTTAATTATTAATGCTAGTGATAATTTTAGAACTAGAAAAAAAATTAACGAATTTTCTATCCAAAATTCTATTAGTTGGATTGATATGGGAGTATTGGCAATGAATGCACATGTTGCTTTATTTCAGCCTGGTCAAGGTTGCTTTTCATGTTTATTTCCAAATATAGAATCTTCAGATGTAAATTGTTCTTTATTTGGTGTATTGCCATCTGTTTGTGGGCTTATTGGTTCTTTTGTTGTCAATGAAGCTATAAAATTTTTGACAAATTTAAAGCAAATTAACGTAAATACTTATTACCAGTTTGATTTTAAAGAAAATAATTTTAAAAAATTTTTTTGGGTAAAAGATCATTCTTGCTATATCTGTAAAAATTCAAAAAAAATTGAAGCAAAAAACGATAATAAAGATAATTTATACTTAATTTCTTATGATGATTTTAAAAATCAATCTAGTTTAAATTCCGTCAAAATAAACTTCAATATTTGGCATGAAAAGCATGAACAGTTTGATTTAGATTTTAATATTAGTGAAAAACTTTTTCAATCAATTTTAAATAGCAATATAAAGTTAATAAAATCTATCTTAAATGAACAAAAAATAAATATCAAAAGTACTTTCTATTTTTTCTGTAATTATGGAATAAAAAGTAAAATTGCTTGTGAGTTTTTTAGAAAAAATGGTTTTAATGCTTTTTACTCAAAAAAAATTTGA
- the thiC gene encoding phosphomethylpyrimidine synthase ThiC, which produces MELFSNINAYDLFKDRPQSKKEYIKSNLFSDVNVPFREITLMGNKQKDKPQHLYVYDSAGAYSDKDVNINISEGLLPIRKQWLLNRKPFQQCSTQMAYAKRGIITEEMEYVAIRESNQNLHLRKENLERENRLNKNLANSPLPKKITPEFVRNEIAQGRAIIPANINHPELEPMIIGRSFYTKVNANIGNSAIQSSIEGEIEKLLWSLRWGADTVMDLSTGKNIKETREWILRNSPVPIGTVPLYQALEKVGGIVEDLNWEVFKETILEQAEQGVDYFTIHAGILLPYVSLTKNRMTGIVSRGGAIMARWMTKHHKENFLYTHFNELCEIMRYYDISFSLGDALRPGSIADANDEAQFAELKTLGELTKQAWNLDVQTMVEGPGHIPMHLIQENMDMQLKHCHEAPFYTLGPLTTDFAPGYDHITSAIGAAQIGWYGCAMLCYVTPKEHLGLPNKDDVKQGLIAYKIAAHAADLAKGHPAARAWDDALSYARFNFHWEDQFNLALDPQTAKNHHNESLPEERNLHTPYCSMCGPRFCSMRISSQIYNSNQT; this is translated from the coding sequence ATGGAGTTATTTTCAAATATTAATGCGTATGATCTTTTTAAAGACAGACCTCAAAGTAAAAAAGAATATATAAAAAGTAATTTATTTTCTGATGTTAATGTTCCTTTTCGTGAAATTACTTTAATGGGAAATAAACAAAAAGATAAGCCACAACATTTATACGTTTATGATTCAGCAGGAGCTTACTCAGATAAAGACGTTAACATTAATATTTCCGAAGGTCTTCTACCAATAAGAAAACAATGGCTATTAAATAGAAAACCTTTTCAACAATGCTCCACGCAAATGGCTTATGCAAAAAGAGGAATTATAACTGAAGAAATGGAATATGTTGCAATTCGTGAATCCAATCAAAATTTACATTTAAGAAAAGAAAATTTAGAAAGAGAAAATAGATTAAATAAAAATTTAGCAAATTCACCCTTGCCGAAAAAAATCACCCCTGAATTTGTAAGAAACGAAATAGCACAAGGTCGAGCTATTATTCCTGCCAATATCAACCATCCAGAGCTTGAACCTATGATAATTGGAAGATCTTTTTATACAAAAGTAAATGCTAATATTGGAAATTCTGCTATTCAATCCTCGATTGAGGGAGAAATTGAAAAGTTACTTTGGTCATTACGTTGGGGTGCTGATACCGTAATGGATCTTTCAACAGGTAAAAATATAAAAGAAACTCGAGAATGGATTCTTCGAAATTCACCAGTTCCCATTGGTACCGTTCCTTTATATCAAGCATTAGAAAAAGTTGGGGGAATTGTTGAAGATTTGAATTGGGAAGTATTTAAAGAAACAATTTTAGAACAAGCAGAACAAGGTGTTGACTATTTTACAATTCATGCTGGTATTTTATTACCTTATGTTTCTTTAACAAAAAATAGAATGACAGGAATTGTTTCGCGAGGCGGAGCAATCATGGCTAGATGGATGACAAAGCATCATAAAGAAAATTTTCTTTACACACATTTTAATGAACTCTGCGAAATTATGAGATACTACGACATTTCATTTTCTTTAGGAGACGCTTTACGCCCTGGTTCCATAGCAGATGCCAATGATGAAGCCCAATTTGCTGAATTAAAAACTTTAGGTGAATTAACTAAACAAGCTTGGAATTTAGATGTGCAAACGATGGTTGAAGGACCTGGTCACATTCCTATGCATTTAATCCAAGAAAATATGGACATGCAATTAAAACACTGCCATGAAGCGCCTTTTTATACTCTTGGGCCCCTTACGACAGATTTTGCTCCGGGCTACGATCACATTACAAGTGCCATAGGTGCTGCACAAATAGGTTGGTATGGTTGCGCTATGCTTTGTTATGTTACACCAAAAGAACATTTAGGTTTACCAAATAAAGATGATGTAAAACAAGGTTTAATTGCTTATAAAATTGCAGCACATGCTGCCGATTTAGCGAAAGGTCATCCCGCTGCTAGAGCTTGGGATGATGCACTCTCCTATGCGCGTTTTAATTTTCATTGGGAAGATCAATTTAACCTAGCTTTAGATCCGCAAACAGCTAAAAATCATCATAATGAAAGTTTACCGGAAGAAAGAAACCTGCATACACCATATTGTTCTATGTGTGGACCTCGTTTTTGCTCTATGCGCATCAGTTCCCAAATTTATAATTCAAATCAAACGTAA
- the thiS gene encoding sulfur carrier protein ThiS translates to MQLLKVKLNGEDKLYSQIDITISEILEKEQISQKGIAIALNNVLVPKDKILSVKLRMHDEIEIVTPFEGG, encoded by the coding sequence ATGCAACTTTTAAAAGTAAAACTAAATGGGGAAGATAAATTATATTCTCAAATAGACATAACAATTTCTGAAATACTAGAAAAGGAACAAATATCACAAAAAGGGATTGCAATAGCATTAAATAATGTCCTCGTACCAAAAGATAAAATTCTTTCAGTAAAGTTACGAATGCATGACGAAATTGAAATTGTAACACCCTTTGAAGGAGGTTAA